One Rhodococcus sp. P1Y DNA window includes the following coding sequences:
- a CDS encoding MFS transporter, which translates to MTDGKVLPHFTPTEERRMWRKVSFRIMPLVGLAFVVSYIDRANLGYIAKPLSADLGLTSAALGLAGSLFFVGYILMEVPSNMMLERFGGRIWISRIIISWGLVTVVTAAVHSQTQLFIARILLGIAEAGLSAGIILYLTFWFPKKQRAWAMSTFFLMIPISNIVGAPIAATFLKWGEQLMGISGWRSLFVVEGILTVVVGIVILILLPSRPSDAKWLNPNERAYIAGTIKLENEQHSAHGALTGMRQALTSGRIWALAVAFFAVVFGIYPFAFFLPTMIDSLNKTLGSDGDVSGVLLAAIPYFFALVAMIIWGRVGTNRSAVFSTTVPMGVGVAGLVAATFAENGILFIIAVCVSISGIYSAFAQFWRIPAIALSGAAAAAGIALINSVSNTSGLVAPYVTGFIEDRTGSYNYALLLIAAVMVGGIGILLTVGRRAEGIGAEPSNASTAIKLD; encoded by the coding sequence ATGACTGATGGCAAGGTTCTTCCCCATTTCACACCAACCGAAGAGCGCCGAATGTGGCGCAAAGTGAGCTTTCGCATTATGCCGCTCGTCGGTTTGGCTTTTGTTGTCAGCTACATCGATCGAGCCAACCTCGGCTACATCGCGAAACCGCTCTCAGCTGATCTTGGCTTGACCTCAGCTGCGTTAGGGCTGGCAGGCAGCTTGTTCTTCGTCGGTTACATACTGATGGAAGTACCCAGTAATATGATGCTCGAACGATTCGGGGGGCGAATCTGGATTTCACGCATCATCATCAGCTGGGGCCTCGTAACCGTCGTAACCGCAGCCGTACACTCTCAGACGCAACTTTTCATCGCCCGCATATTATTGGGAATTGCAGAAGCTGGACTTTCAGCCGGAATCATTCTGTACCTGACCTTTTGGTTTCCCAAGAAGCAGCGAGCTTGGGCAATGTCGACCTTCTTCCTGATGATTCCGATCTCCAACATTGTTGGTGCCCCCATCGCTGCCACATTCCTGAAATGGGGCGAACAATTAATGGGAATATCTGGCTGGCGGTCATTGTTCGTCGTCGAGGGGATTCTGACTGTTGTTGTTGGAATCGTTATCCTGATCCTCCTACCAAGCCGTCCGTCCGATGCGAAGTGGCTGAACCCGAACGAACGTGCCTACATTGCCGGCACGATCAAACTCGAGAACGAACAACATTCGGCTCACGGGGCTTTGACCGGAATGCGTCAAGCGCTTACCAGCGGCCGGATCTGGGCATTGGCCGTGGCATTTTTTGCAGTCGTCTTCGGCATATACCCTTTCGCTTTCTTCCTTCCCACGATGATCGACTCCCTCAACAAGACTCTCGGGTCTGACGGAGACGTTTCAGGTGTACTGCTAGCTGCAATCCCGTACTTCTTCGCCCTGGTTGCAATGATCATCTGGGGACGGGTCGGAACCAATCGATCAGCGGTATTCTCGACGACGGTACCGATGGGCGTAGGAGTCGCGGGTCTTGTAGCCGCAACGTTCGCGGAGAACGGGATTTTGTTCATCATCGCGGTGTGCGTAAGCATCTCCGGAATTTACTCAGCTTTTGCGCAGTTCTGGCGAATTCCTGCAATTGCGCTCAGCGGGGCAGCGGCAGCCGCTGGTATTGCCCTGATCAACTCGGTCAGCAACACCAGTGGACTGGTTGCGCCCTACGTCACCGGGTTCATCGAAGACCGGACCGGCAGCTACAACTACGCCCTGTTGCTGATAGCCGCGGTTATGGTCGGTGGAATTGGAATCCTCCTGACCGTGGGTCGACGAGCGGAGGGAATCGGTGCAGAACCTTCGAATGCCTCAACTGCAATCAAACTAGATTGA
- a CDS encoding GntR family transcriptional regulator, translating into MEKFPELVEPIKGQTLMDQAYHRLKRDIIELRRPPGDQFTEQEVASAWGLSKTPVREALARLHRDGLVEPIARSGYVVAPVTLRDVSNLCDMRTLLQGEAAARCAYNGLSPDRLAHLRELGSDDGYGQLAGPLMAERLRANFEFESIIANGSRNERLAEAIARIFDEIERVARITVQLEPDMPPWRSAERKAIVDAIAGRDPDAARLAMQSRTESGKREMLDALSRSPEVSTAQISVPVLPANSGAAPG; encoded by the coding sequence ATGGAAAAATTCCCTGAGTTGGTCGAGCCCATCAAAGGGCAGACATTGATGGATCAGGCGTATCACCGTTTGAAGCGGGACATCATCGAACTGCGACGACCGCCTGGTGACCAATTTACCGAGCAGGAGGTGGCGTCCGCATGGGGCTTGAGTAAGACGCCCGTCCGAGAAGCTCTGGCCCGGTTGCACCGCGACGGGTTGGTGGAACCGATCGCGCGGTCGGGGTATGTGGTGGCGCCGGTGACGCTTAGGGATGTATCGAACTTATGTGACATGAGAACGCTGTTACAGGGCGAGGCCGCCGCGAGGTGCGCTTACAACGGCTTGAGCCCAGATCGTCTCGCGCATCTGCGCGAGCTGGGGTCCGATGATGGGTACGGCCAGTTGGCGGGACCTCTGATGGCCGAACGATTGCGAGCCAATTTCGAGTTCGAGTCGATAATCGCCAATGGCTCGAGAAACGAGCGGTTGGCAGAGGCAATTGCCAGAATTTTCGACGAGATCGAGCGCGTGGCTCGAATTACCGTCCAGCTGGAGCCAGACATGCCACCTTGGCGAAGCGCCGAGCGTAAGGCGATCGTGGATGCAATAGCAGGTCGGGACCCGGATGCTGCGAGACTGGCGATGCAGAGTCGAACGGAGTCCGGCAAGCGAGAGATGCTCGATGCTTTGAGTAGGAGCCCGGAAGTATCGACAGCGCAGATATCCGTGCCGGTGCTGCCGGCAAACTCAGGAGCAGCTCCCGGGTAA
- a CDS encoding Glu/Leu/Phe/Val dehydrogenase family protein, whose protein sequence is MTATPTSPFGTWSSEQLILCRDDSLGLRAAIAIDDTTLGNGFGGVRFKSYPSAEAGITEAQRLARAMTYKNAAAGLNYGGAKSVLFAGPEPVSDRPAFMRRYGQFIARTGSAYMPGVDMGTTTDDLKWMIEGGAEVLWVDDDPSPATATGVLHAIRAAVASVQLCESLTDVHVFIQGVGHVGEGLARDLAKAGARLSLADTDRDRVETLAAELGAKVIVDSIPAEVDCDVFAPCAIARVVDQRTAERIKCRVIAGAANDTLSDDSVAQTLKDRGIVYVPDFLANAGGVIDVDGRHRGRTDAERRAALAGIGERVRDILGTARDSTLTTVQAAQQYALSRIEAGRVQREIAART, encoded by the coding sequence ATGACTGCCACACCGACGTCGCCCTTCGGCACCTGGTCCAGTGAGCAATTGATCTTGTGCCGCGACGACAGTCTCGGCCTCCGTGCTGCAATTGCGATCGACGACACGACCCTGGGCAACGGCTTCGGAGGCGTTCGCTTCAAATCGTATCCATCGGCGGAGGCCGGTATAACCGAAGCGCAGCGACTCGCACGAGCCATGACCTACAAAAACGCGGCCGCCGGTTTGAACTACGGGGGCGCAAAGTCCGTTCTTTTCGCAGGACCCGAACCGGTATCCGATCGTCCGGCCTTCATGAGACGGTACGGGCAGTTCATCGCGCGTACCGGTTCCGCGTACATGCCCGGAGTCGACATGGGTACAACCACGGACGACTTGAAATGGATGATCGAGGGCGGAGCCGAGGTTCTATGGGTTGACGATGATCCTTCGCCTGCCACCGCGACAGGAGTTCTGCACGCTATCCGGGCAGCTGTAGCCTCCGTGCAGCTGTGTGAAAGCCTCACGGACGTCCACGTCTTCATTCAGGGCGTCGGTCATGTCGGTGAGGGCCTCGCGCGGGATCTAGCGAAAGCGGGCGCACGACTGTCGCTGGCAGACACCGACCGCGATCGAGTAGAAACCCTCGCGGCCGAGTTGGGAGCAAAGGTCATCGTGGACTCGATTCCAGCTGAGGTCGACTGTGATGTTTTTGCGCCGTGCGCAATTGCGCGCGTGGTTGACCAGAGAACGGCCGAACGCATCAAATGTCGAGTCATTGCCGGAGCAGCGAACGATACATTGTCCGACGATTCCGTCGCCCAGACGCTGAAGGACCGCGGAATTGTCTACGTACCAGACTTCTTGGCCAACGCCGGGGGAGTAATAGACGTAGACGGTCGGCATCGTGGAAGGACCGATGCTGAAAGGCGAGCAGCGTTGGCCGGCATCGGTGAACGAGTGAGGGATATCCTTGGAACGGCGCGTGATTCGACGTTGACGACTGTCCAAGCTGCGCAACAGTATGCATTGAGTAGAATCGAAGCCGGCCGAGTTCAACGCGAAATCGCAGCCCGCACGTGA